One genomic window of Leptospira perdikensis includes the following:
- a CDS encoding polysaccharide biosynthesis protein — MFNNATLLITGGTGSFGKAVLNRFLLSDIKEIRIFSRDEKKQDDLRKKYNDPKIKFFLGDVRDIQSLYGAFRDVDYIFHAAALKQVPSCEFYPMEAVKTNVIGTENVIHVAEQMGVRKLICLSTDKAVYPINAMGISKALMEKVMVAKARTLSDNKLMVCGTRYGNVMASRGSVIPLFVDQIFSKRPISITDPNMTRFMMTLEDAVELVLYAFQNGSNGDIFVQKAPAATIEVLTKAILDLLKKNDHEIQVIGTRHGEKLYETLLSREEMASAIDEGDYFRVPPDLRDLNYGKFVDQGEKEISISEDYNSHNTKRLNVEEMKTLLLKLDFIRNLVDGKLSEPWD; from the coding sequence ATGTTCAACAACGCAACATTACTCATCACTGGCGGAACCGGTTCTTTCGGGAAAGCAGTTCTTAACCGTTTTTTGCTCTCAGATATAAAGGAAATCCGAATTTTCAGCCGAGATGAGAAAAAACAGGATGACCTTCGAAAAAAATACAACGACCCAAAGATAAAATTCTTTTTAGGTGATGTTAGAGATATTCAATCTTTGTATGGAGCTTTCCGGGATGTTGATTATATCTTTCATGCTGCCGCTCTGAAACAAGTTCCCTCTTGTGAGTTTTATCCGATGGAAGCGGTTAAAACAAATGTAATCGGTACCGAAAATGTAATCCATGTCGCCGAACAGATGGGAGTTCGTAAGCTGATTTGTCTTAGTACAGATAAAGCGGTGTATCCCATTAACGCAATGGGGATATCAAAAGCTTTGATGGAGAAGGTGATGGTCGCAAAAGCACGTACCTTAAGTGATAACAAATTAATGGTTTGTGGAACACGTTATGGTAATGTGATGGCATCAAGAGGTTCAGTCATTCCGCTATTTGTGGATCAAATTTTTTCAAAGCGACCGATTTCCATCACGGATCCTAATATGACTCGTTTTATGATGACTTTGGAGGATGCAGTCGAATTGGTTCTGTATGCATTTCAAAACGGAAGTAATGGAGATATTTTTGTTCAAAAGGCACCTGCTGCAACTATTGAAGTCTTAACTAAGGCAATTTTGGATCTGCTTAAAAAGAACGATCATGAGATCCAGGTAATTGGTACTCGTCATGGCGAAAAACTTTATGAAACTCTACTGAGTCGGGAAGAAATGGCTTCGGCTATTGATGAAGGGGATTATTTCCGAGTTCCTCCAGATCTTAGAGATTTAAATTACGGTAAGTTTGTCGATCAGGGTGAAAAGGAAATTAGTATATCGGAAGACTATAATTCCCACAATACGAAACGATTAAATGTTGAAGAAATGAAAACTCTACTTTTGAAATTAGATTTTATTAGAAATCTTGTAGATGGAAAACTATCGGAACCGTGGGATTAA
- the wbjC gene encoding UDP-2-acetamido-2,6-beta-L-arabino-hexul-4-ose reductase, with the protein MKVLITGSEGFIGKNLHLFLAEKKELQLFLSSRNTSEVELDSYLREAEVIFHLAGVNRPKAEKEFEEGNTNSTKQIVEKLTSINKNTTIIYASSAQAGIDNPYGRSKKQAEEILCEYQKKTNARVLIYRFPNVFGKFAKPNYNSVVATFCHNISRALPIEIHDPSKVLNLVFIDDILSEFYQRLVHSTESRELYPSISPEYTTTLQELADTLYRFEKVRTSLHISSVGTNFQRALYSTFISYMPINECQYNIPSYEDPRGRFVEMLKTESSGQFSYFTAPPGITRGRHYHHTKTEKFLIIQGKALFRFQHLVTKEYYEVKVEGEKPMIVDTIPGWTHDITNIGDNELIVMLWANEVFNRDLPDTFVAEITK; encoded by the coding sequence TTGAAAGTTCTAATTACTGGTTCAGAAGGATTTATCGGGAAAAATCTTCATCTTTTTCTTGCAGAAAAGAAAGAGCTACAATTGTTTCTGAGTTCTCGAAACACTAGCGAGGTAGAACTAGATTCTTACTTACGTGAGGCTGAAGTAATTTTTCATTTAGCTGGTGTAAATCGTCCTAAGGCAGAAAAGGAATTTGAGGAAGGTAACACTAATTCAACAAAGCAGATTGTCGAAAAACTTACTTCAATTAATAAAAATACTACAATTATATATGCTTCATCGGCTCAAGCTGGTATAGACAATCCGTACGGAAGATCGAAAAAACAAGCGGAAGAAATTTTGTGTGAATACCAAAAGAAAACAAACGCAAGGGTTTTGATTTACCGTTTTCCGAATGTATTTGGAAAATTCGCAAAGCCAAACTATAATTCAGTAGTAGCAACTTTTTGTCATAATATTTCCAGGGCATTGCCAATTGAAATTCATGATCCCTCTAAAGTCCTAAACCTTGTTTTTATTGATGATATATTAAGTGAATTTTATCAGCGCTTAGTTCATTCAACGGAAAGTCGCGAACTGTATCCTTCGATATCTCCTGAATATACCACAACACTCCAGGAATTGGCAGATACGCTTTATCGCTTTGAAAAAGTAAGAACATCACTTCATATATCATCCGTAGGAACCAACTTCCAGAGAGCTCTTTATTCTACATTTATTAGTTATATGCCCATTAACGAATGCCAATATAACATACCTTCTTATGAAGATCCCAGAGGGCGTTTTGTTGAAATGTTGAAGACTGAATCTTCTGGGCAGTTTTCCTATTTTACTGCTCCGCCTGGTATAACACGTGGTCGGCATTATCATCATACAAAAACGGAAAAATTTCTGATCATACAAGGGAAGGCGTTATTTCGATTTCAACATTTAGTAACTAAGGAATATTACGAAGTTAAAGTAGAAGGTGAAAAACCAATGATAGTAGATACTATCCCTGGTTGGACTCATGATATCACAAATATCGGAGATAATGAACTTATTGTAATGCTTTGGGCTAATGAAGTTTTTAATAGAGATTTACCAGATACTTTCGTCGCTGAAATAACAAAATGA
- the wecB gene encoding non-hydrolyzing UDP-N-acetylglucosamine 2-epimerase has protein sequence MNKLKVFTIIGTRPEIIRLSRVLNALDKACDHKIIHTGQNYDFELNEIFFQDLGIRKPDYFLEAAGGNGAETIGNIIIRFDELLSNDVPDAILVLGDTNSCLSVIPAKRRKIPIFHMEAGNRCFDLRVPEEINRRIVDHTADINLTYSSIAREYLLREGLPPDQVIKTGSPMFEVLNHYMSGIQSSKILDQLNLKSKEYFLVSAHREENIDSDQNFNSLVDTLNTISEKYNFPVIVSTHPRTQKKIDRLNINFHKNVKLLKPLGFMDYNKLQIESKAVLSDSGTITEESSILKFSALNIREAHERPEGMEEAAVMMVGLNKERILQALELLDDTGVNYFDNSRVVSDYSMPNVSTKVVRIIYSYTDYVNRIVWKKY, from the coding sequence ATGAACAAGTTAAAAGTTTTTACGATTATTGGAACAAGGCCGGAGATAATTAGACTTTCTCGAGTGCTAAACGCATTAGACAAAGCATGTGACCATAAAATCATTCATACCGGGCAAAATTATGATTTTGAACTTAATGAAATTTTTTTTCAAGACTTAGGAATTAGAAAACCTGATTATTTTCTAGAAGCAGCTGGTGGTAATGGTGCTGAGACTATCGGAAATATAATCATTCGATTCGATGAGTTGTTATCAAATGATGTCCCTGATGCAATACTAGTGCTAGGTGATACGAATAGTTGTCTTTCTGTAATTCCTGCGAAGAGGCGTAAAATTCCAATTTTTCATATGGAAGCAGGAAACAGGTGTTTTGACTTGCGAGTACCTGAAGAGATAAATCGGCGAATTGTTGATCATACAGCTGATATAAATCTTACTTATAGTTCCATTGCTAGAGAGTATTTGTTACGCGAAGGTTTGCCTCCAGATCAGGTGATTAAAACTGGTAGTCCAATGTTTGAAGTTTTGAATCACTATATGTCTGGTATTCAGTCATCTAAGATATTGGATCAACTTAATTTAAAGAGCAAAGAATATTTTTTAGTATCTGCTCATAGGGAAGAAAACATTGATTCTGATCAAAACTTTAATTCGTTAGTAGATACTCTGAATACAATTTCCGAGAAATACAATTTTCCAGTGATTGTATCAACTCATCCAAGAACTCAAAAAAAGATAGATCGTTTAAATATAAATTTTCATAAAAATGTAAAACTTTTAAAACCACTCGGTTTTATGGATTATAACAAACTGCAAATAGAGTCAAAAGCAGTTCTTTCTGATAGTGGAACCATTACGGAAGAATCTTCTATACTTAAATTTTCTGCATTAAATATCCGGGAAGCTCATGAGAGACCAGAGGGAATGGAAGAAGCTGCAGTAATGATGGTTGGTTTAAACAAGGAACGCATTCTACAAGCACTTGAATTGTTAGATGATACGGGAGTTAATTATTTCGATAATTCTAGAGTCGTTAGTGATTATTCTATGCCGAATGTATCAACTAAAGTTGTGAGAATTATTTACAGTTATACAGATTATGTGAATCGGATCGTTTGGAAAAAGTATTAA
- a CDS encoding AglZ/HisF2 family acetamidino modification protein has product MLRPRIIPCLLVKDGGLVKTQKFSEPKYVGDPINAVKIFNEKEADELMVIDIDATRLRKDPDLKLLQNLANESRMPLCYGGGVKSVKQAKAVVSMGIEKVAVSSIAVENPNIISNIAEEIGSQSIVAVLDIKKKTLSSNYDIWTHNGTINSKLDPVEFSQRLQSLGVGEIIINSIDNDGMMKGFDFPIFEKIYSHLTIPMTIMGGVGSFSDIEQAIQKFEYIGVGVGSFFVFKGKFRAVLINYPTIEERDQVILKNHHR; this is encoded by the coding sequence TGGCGGGCTTGTGAAAACCCAAAAATTTTCCGAACCTAAATATGTGGGTGATCCCATAAATGCTGTAAAAATTTTTAACGAAAAAGAAGCCGATGAATTGATGGTAATCGATATTGATGCCACACGACTTCGTAAAGATCCTGATTTAAAGTTATTACAAAATCTCGCCAATGAGAGTCGTATGCCTTTATGTTATGGGGGCGGGGTAAAATCTGTAAAACAAGCAAAAGCAGTCGTTTCTATGGGAATTGAAAAAGTTGCTGTAAGTTCTATTGCAGTAGAGAACCCTAATATCATTTCTAATATTGCCGAAGAGATCGGAAGTCAAAGTATTGTCGCTGTACTCGATATAAAGAAAAAAACGTTAAGTTCTAATTATGATATTTGGACTCATAATGGAACCATAAATTCGAAGTTAGATCCTGTTGAGTTTTCCCAACGGCTTCAAAGTTTAGGTGTTGGCGAAATCATTATTAATTCCATAGACAATGATGGGATGATGAAAGGTTTTGATTTTCCTATCTTTGAAAAAATTTATAGTCACCTAACGATTCCGATGACAATTATGGGGGGTGTCGGCAGTTTTTCTGATATAGAGCAAGCGATTCAAAAATTTGAGTATATCGGTGTCGGTGTAGGAAGTTTCTTTGTTTTTAAGGGAAAGTTTCGGGCGGTTTTGATCAACTATCCAACCATAGAAGAAAGAGACCAAGTGATATTGAAAAATCATCATAGATAA
- a CDS encoding glycosyltransferase family 9 protein yields MIKKISILLSKITRVFSIFSSEYILVCKLDSIGDYILFRNFLLPFKKTSFVQNKKILLVANSSWKSIYEKYDNEFAEKVIWVNVERIIKNRAYRLLILLKLNCFKIHTVVQPTFSRDSIVDFLLLSLSSKRKISQKGDDLNYLTEFKLAADQKYDTLINEASRNQFEFDRNRNFFSQLDKSLSNIQLDLPFKKSVVEKKYISFFIGASATFRQLSLDNLLFIIKQLLDFTDFEIIILGGKRELEHGEILSGISPRVVSQCGRTTLVDTIDLIGNSKAVLTMDSSGLHMAMASKVAKVFCFSNGNHIFRFVPYPESYKQLKVFFPPLIQKNLSSEKETLYQSFSRGSVIPINTIDFKSHVEEIINELNAI; encoded by the coding sequence ATGATTAAAAAAATTAGCATATTATTAAGCAAAATCACTAGAGTTTTTTCTATATTTAGTTCAGAGTACATTCTTGTTTGTAAACTGGATTCGATTGGGGATTATATATTATTTAGAAATTTCCTGCTACCTTTTAAAAAAACTTCATTTGTTCAAAATAAAAAGATACTATTAGTAGCAAACAGTTCTTGGAAATCGATCTATGAAAAATACGATAATGAATTTGCTGAAAAAGTTATTTGGGTGAATGTTGAAAGAATTATTAAGAATCGAGCCTACAGACTTTTGATTCTTCTAAAGCTTAATTGTTTTAAAATTCATACCGTAGTTCAACCAACGTTTTCTAGAGATAGTATCGTCGATTTTCTTTTATTGTCATTGTCCTCCAAACGTAAAATTAGTCAAAAAGGAGATGATTTGAATTATTTAACTGAATTTAAGTTAGCTGCTGATCAAAAGTATGATACATTGATCAACGAAGCCTCCAGAAATCAGTTTGAGTTTGACAGAAATCGGAATTTTTTTTCGCAGCTCGATAAATCATTATCTAATATTCAGCTTGATCTTCCTTTTAAAAAATCGGTGGTTGAAAAGAAATATATTTCATTTTTTATTGGTGCGAGTGCTACGTTTAGACAACTTTCTCTTGATAACCTTTTGTTTATTATTAAACAACTTCTTGATTTTACCGATTTTGAAATTATCATTTTAGGTGGAAAACGGGAATTAGAACACGGTGAAATTTTGTCTGGGATTTCACCAAGAGTTGTCTCTCAGTGTGGTCGAACTACTTTAGTGGATACAATTGATTTAATTGGAAACTCAAAAGCAGTGCTAACTATGGATTCTAGTGGATTACATATGGCCATGGCTTCTAAAGTTGCAAAAGTATTTTGTTTTTCTAACGGAAATCATATCTTTCGATTCGTTCCATATCCAGAGAGTTATAAACAATTGAAAGTTTTTTTCCCTCCTCTAATTCAAAAGAATTTAAGCTCTGAGAAAGAAACTTTATACCAATCTTTTTCTCGCGGTTCTGTGATCCCGATCAATACAATAGATTTTAAGTCCCATGTGGAAGAAATTATAAACGAGTTAAATGCAATATGA
- a CDS encoding O-antigen polymerase — MILLTFSFYLLLVVLLTWLSSRGIVLILIISWWGIWNFLSYFSISGIQIIDIDTQFVYFLFFASITAAYISFERISQKWKNRSFNFSNVKSLYKILFWLAICVLLPVQIFFVFRAIYILTFIMPPGMYRNDVFGLITGTSTLFFNSNALALLHSLVIGPFQYIYLFTGLSYYLLRRKLGLILIGVTLIILDAVMMFGRFGYHFLIVTLLFGLIFTAYFSGISKLTRHSLKLIAAFSFLVLFSLFITLNKGNEGMIEILKTFVVTYHTESFAIFDLELRNPNSILHNYTYGLSTIGGVERYWTLVLNKLSYPIVSQTDIVGAYLHQNFVIGQDSYGRPLLFNAFGSIFFTMYRDGGLVAIFGFGTIFGFLLSYYSISINTRDPYRFSMLLGLVYILIYGIFQPSTLGPMLPAFVFIFLLHLCSQIYSRVKD; from the coding sequence ATGATTCTACTTACTTTTAGTTTCTATTTATTGCTTGTTGTGTTATTAACTTGGTTAAGCTCTCGTGGTATTGTTTTAATCCTGATCATTTCCTGGTGGGGGATTTGGAACTTTTTATCTTATTTTTCCATTTCTGGAATTCAGATTATCGATATAGATACTCAGTTTGTATATTTTCTTTTTTTCGCTTCTATAACAGCTGCATACATTTCTTTTGAAAGGATAAGTCAAAAATGGAAAAATAGAAGTTTTAATTTTTCAAATGTAAAGTCTTTATATAAGATTTTGTTTTGGTTGGCTATCTGTGTTCTTTTGCCTGTTCAGATTTTTTTTGTTTTTCGAGCGATCTATATATTAACCTTTATTATGCCTCCCGGGATGTATCGAAATGATGTTTTTGGGCTGATTACAGGTACTTCCACTCTGTTCTTTAATTCAAATGCCCTGGCTTTACTTCATTCCCTAGTCATAGGTCCGTTTCAATACATATATCTATTTACAGGGCTATCATATTATTTGCTTAGAAGGAAACTTGGTTTAATTCTAATTGGTGTAACCTTAATTATATTAGATGCAGTAATGATGTTTGGACGTTTCGGGTATCATTTCTTAATTGTTACTTTATTGTTCGGTTTGATTTTTACTGCCTACTTTAGTGGAATTTCTAAACTAACTCGTCATTCTTTAAAATTGATAGCTGCGTTTTCTTTTCTTGTTCTTTTTTCTCTTTTCATTACTTTGAATAAGGGAAATGAAGGAATGATAGAAATCCTTAAAACTTTTGTTGTTACTTACCACACGGAATCTTTTGCGATATTTGATTTAGAATTAAGAAACCCAAATTCAATACTGCATAACTATACTTACGGTTTATCGACAATTGGTGGGGTTGAGCGTTACTGGACACTAGTGTTGAATAAACTATCTTATCCAATAGTTTCCCAAACAGACATTGTGGGTGCCTATCTTCATCAAAATTTTGTAATTGGCCAGGATTCCTATGGAAGACCACTTTTGTTCAACGCATTTGGTTCAATTTTTTTTACAATGTACCGAGATGGTGGTTTAGTAGCGATTTTTGGTTTTGGCACTATTTTTGGTTTTTTATTATCCTATTATTCAATATCGATTAACACTAGGGACCCATACCGATTTTCAATGTTATTAGGGTTAGTTTATATTCTCATATATGGAATATTTCAGCCCAGTACTCTTGGGCCAATGTTACCGGCTTTTGTTTTCATTTTTCTCTTACATCTTTGCTCCCAAATTTATTCCAGAGTCAAAGATTGA
- a CDS encoding glycosyltransferase family 4 protein codes for MKVLIIVDDYLPKSIKVAGKMMHELSLEFLHLGNVVTVVTPDPDQTESVTFSDLEGIQVIRFRSGKIKNVSKPIRLFNEILLSFRALRALSPWLKKNPHDLIVFYSPTIFWSGLVRYLKAIWNSHSYLILRDFFPQWVIDNGIIGNHSILAYLFRFFERRLYRIADCIGIQSPANLKWFKETYESSLNTQLLYNWASPLEKNKNQFSINIREKYNLQNKIIFFYGGNIGQAQDMKNLLILAERMLVFPNVCFLFLGAGDEFELVKDTISTKNLSNSLLFGSVSQSEFTSILSQVDVGLFTLHPRHKTHNFPGKILGYMQVGIPILGAVNLGNDLKNVLEAENAGLVCVAGDHDNLFKNAQTMLDPETRTKMGENAKKLLESTFSVATTVHKILSTTKNESGDKN; via the coding sequence ATGAAAGTTTTGATTATAGTTGATGATTATTTGCCAAAGAGCATCAAAGTCGCAGGAAAAATGATGCATGAACTTTCTTTAGAGTTCTTACATTTGGGAAATGTAGTCACAGTTGTTACTCCGGATCCTGACCAAACAGAATCAGTTACTTTTAGTGATCTTGAAGGCATTCAAGTCATTCGATTTCGTTCAGGAAAAATAAAGAATGTTTCCAAACCTATTCGACTTTTTAATGAAATTTTATTATCTTTTCGCGCACTCCGGGCTTTATCTCCTTGGTTAAAAAAAAATCCACACGATTTAATTGTATTTTATTCACCAACAATATTTTGGTCGGGTTTAGTCCGTTATCTAAAAGCCATTTGGAATTCTCATTCCTATCTGATCCTTCGGGATTTCTTTCCACAGTGGGTTATCGATAATGGAATTATTGGTAACCATTCAATACTGGCTTATTTGTTCCGATTTTTTGAGAGACGGCTTTATCGAATAGCTGATTGTATTGGAATCCAATCACCAGCGAATTTGAAATGGTTTAAGGAAACTTACGAAAGCAGTTTAAATACACAGCTATTATACAACTGGGCATCTCCTTTAGAAAAAAATAAAAATCAATTTTCAATTAACATCAGGGAAAAATACAATCTTCAGAATAAAATTATTTTTTTCTACGGAGGTAACATTGGTCAGGCCCAAGACATGAAGAACCTTCTTATTTTAGCGGAACGTATGTTGGTTTTTCCTAATGTTTGTTTTTTATTTCTTGGTGCAGGTGATGAATTCGAATTGGTTAAAGATACAATTTCTACAAAAAACTTAAGTAATTCTCTATTGTTTGGATCCGTTTCCCAAAGTGAATTTACATCTATCTTAAGCCAAGTTGATGTAGGTTTATTCACCTTACACCCTCGGCACAAAACACATAACTTTCCAGGTAAAATCTTGGGGTATATGCAGGTTGGAATTCCAATTTTAGGGGCCGTCAATTTAGGAAACGATTTGAAAAACGTGCTCGAAGCTGAGAATGCTGGATTGGTTTGCGTAGCAGGTGATCATGATAATTTATTTAAAAATGCACAGACCATGTTAGATCCAGAAACTCGAACTAAAATGGGAGAAAACGCTAAAAAGTTGTTGGAATCTACTTTTTCAGTAGCAACAACGGTTCATAAAATTCTTTCCACAACTAAAAATGAAAGCGGTGATAAAAACTAA
- a CDS encoding flippase: MKLIFQNSIWLIADKLLKLSVGLFVSIWIVRYLGPEWFGKFNYINAIIVLLGTLITFGSEGILVRMFVSEVEKQEEILSASFSIFLVFGFVSFILSFFVIWILRPTDDLYLLTFLLSLPSLFKCFSVVRYIYEAKLEVRYIVWIENFIFLVISGIRILIIFLNLSFNFLFLTFALEGIITSLSIYYFYNRKKSFSLFQVLNSERVRKILNDSFPLFIAGLAIIVYMKIDQIMIGSMLGDSELGIYSVGVRWSEFWYFIPIGLSSSFFPDLIKLKNESASNYEKRFKLLHVIVFWIAIFGAVGIQFFSETLILFLYGDLFYSSSSILKIHIWSGIFVFLGVAGGNFFLIENLQKYTIWKSLFGLFVNIILNYVWIPKYGITGAAIATLISQFCASTLFLVFFKELRPLLKLQFSVFFVWNINITSLKSIK, encoded by the coding sequence TTGAAGTTAATTTTTCAAAACAGTATTTGGCTTATCGCAGACAAGTTATTAAAGTTGTCTGTTGGTCTTTTTGTTAGTATATGGATCGTACGATATCTTGGCCCTGAGTGGTTTGGTAAATTTAATTATATTAATGCCATAATCGTACTTTTGGGGACACTAATTACTTTTGGTTCTGAGGGAATATTGGTCCGTATGTTTGTTTCCGAAGTGGAAAAACAGGAAGAGATATTATCTGCTTCGTTTTCGATTTTCCTTGTTTTTGGTTTTGTTTCATTTATCCTATCATTTTTTGTTATATGGATATTACGACCTACTGATGATTTGTATTTATTGACCTTCCTTTTATCTCTTCCTTCTCTTTTTAAATGTTTTTCGGTAGTTCGATATATTTACGAAGCAAAATTAGAAGTTCGGTATATAGTATGGATTGAAAATTTTATTTTTTTGGTTATCTCTGGAATTCGTATATTGATTATATTTTTAAATTTATCCTTTAATTTTCTTTTTTTAACTTTTGCCTTAGAAGGAATCATTACTTCGTTATCGATTTATTATTTTTATAATAGAAAGAAAAGTTTTTCACTGTTTCAGGTTTTAAACTCCGAACGAGTTCGAAAAATTCTAAATGATTCATTCCCATTGTTTATTGCGGGCCTTGCGATTATTGTCTACATGAAGATTGATCAAATTATGATTGGTTCGATGTTGGGTGATTCTGAGCTCGGAATTTATAGCGTTGGTGTTCGGTGGAGTGAATTTTGGTATTTTATTCCGATCGGCCTTTCTTCTTCTTTTTTTCCTGATTTGATTAAATTAAAAAATGAAAGCGCATCCAATTATGAGAAACGTTTTAAACTTTTACATGTAATTGTTTTTTGGATCGCCATTTTTGGAGCAGTCGGGATACAGTTTTTTTCCGAAACTTTGATTTTGTTTTTATATGGCGATTTGTTTTATTCATCCTCTTCGATATTAAAAATACATATATGGTCAGGTATTTTTGTGTTTTTAGGTGTTGCTGGTGGGAATTTCTTTTTAATTGAAAATCTGCAAAAGTACACCATTTGGAAAAGTTTGTTTGGTTTATTTGTGAACATAATTTTGAATTATGTATGGATTCCGAAATACGGAATTACAGGTGCTGCAATTGCGACATTGATTTCTCAATTTTGCGCCAGTACACTTTTTCTTGTTTTTTTCAAAGAATTAAGACCACTTTTGAAACTTCAATTTTCGGTTTTTTTCGTTTGGAATATAAACATAACTTCTTTGAAATCAATTAAGTAA
- a CDS encoding exopolysaccharide biosynthesis polyprenyl glycosylphosphotransferase yields MTEYTRRHSRWFEQILLSYLFQFFTGGILLIAVTAFPIWGFQFWKSNDPNLNTSLVSTLTAFFISTFSLRKIFRLPGSETVSYVIPVATLCFIIPILYILFARLTYSIQIMLIGYIVTLAWCYLGFFLGRRYRMVRYALLPFGEARDFGTAHGALFEVLKLPSLENQRFNAIVADFSSKEMPPEWEKFLARCTLSRIPVYSTKKIKEALTGKVQINHLSENEFGSLLPSSFYEFVKRLIDVFAALVVIPFLLPFMILIAFLIRIESPGSALFIQTRMGFRGKTFKMLKFRTMFQDKKGGGFTGAEDDPRITKIGRFLRKYRVDELPQIINVLLGHMSFIGPRPESFDLSQWYENDVPFFAYRHVVRPGISGWAQVNQGYAAEVDGMKVKLEYDFYYIKNFSFWLDLLITFKTVKTILTGFGAR; encoded by the coding sequence ATGACTGAATACACTAGACGGCATTCTAGATGGTTTGAACAAATTCTCCTTAGTTATTTGTTCCAATTTTTTACAGGTGGAATTTTACTGATTGCCGTGACTGCCTTTCCTATTTGGGGATTTCAGTTTTGGAAATCGAATGATCCAAATCTAAATACTTCTTTAGTGTCTACTTTGACTGCTTTTTTCATTTCAACATTTTCTTTGAGGAAAATTTTTCGCCTGCCAGGATCAGAAACAGTTTCTTATGTAATTCCAGTGGCAACTCTCTGTTTTATAATTCCTATCCTTTATATACTTTTTGCGCGATTAACATATTCGATACAGATTATGTTAATCGGATATATTGTAACATTGGCTTGGTGTTATCTTGGTTTTTTTCTTGGTAGAAGGTATCGAATGGTTCGATACGCACTATTACCATTTGGTGAGGCAAGAGATTTTGGAACCGCGCACGGCGCTCTTTTTGAGGTATTGAAACTTCCGAGCCTCGAAAACCAACGTTTCAATGCAATCGTAGCAGATTTTTCTTCAAAGGAAATGCCTCCTGAATGGGAGAAATTTTTGGCAAGATGTACACTTTCGCGAATCCCTGTGTATTCAACAAAAAAAATTAAAGAGGCACTGACCGGGAAAGTTCAGATTAATCATTTATCTGAAAACGAATTCGGTAGTCTACTACCATCAAGTTTCTATGAGTTTGTAAAAAGACTGATAGATGTTTTTGCTGCGCTTGTAGTGATTCCATTCTTATTACCATTTATGATTTTGATCGCTTTTTTGATTAGAATTGAATCACCAGGGTCCGCTTTATTCATTCAGACAAGAATGGGGTTTCGGGGAAAAACTTTTAAGATGTTGAAATTTCGAACGATGTTTCAAGATAAAAAAGGTGGCGGATTTACTGGAGCAGAAGACGATCCGCGGATTACAAAAATTGGACGTTTTCTTCGTAAATACAGAGTTGATGAATTACCACAAATTATTAATGTTCTTTTAGGACATATGAGTTTCATTGGGCCGCGTCCTGAATCCTTCGACTTGTCGCAATGGTATGAAAATGATGTTCCATTTTTTGCTTACAGGCATGTTGTAAGGCCAGGAATTAGTGGATGGGCACAAGTAAACCAAGGTTATGCTGCAGAAGTTGATGGAATGAAAGTAAAATTAGAATATGATTTTTATTATATAAAGAATTTTTCATTTTGGTTGGATTTACTGATTACCTTTAAAACTGTTAAAACAATATTAACCGGCTTTGGTGCTAGGTAA